The segment CGTCAGCACCTGCAACAGCAATGCCAGTTCAGGTTTATGGTCCCTGAGGACTTTTCCCTGCGCATCATAAGCGTAATAGCTGCCGTTGTTGTTCAGCACCAGGGTTGTTTCAGGGGTAGTGACTACCAGTCTGCCATCTTCACTGCTCGCCACCCAATTATGGTTGCGTTGCGCGGCAAAAAGATCTTCACCCTGAGAGTAGTTCACCGGATTGGTACGCACATGCAACAGACGCTGCATCAATGTTGCCATCACATCCTGCTGATCGGTCAGGCGATCGATAGTTTGTGCAGGCGTATTAGGCCAGTGCACCACCAGCGGTACCTGAAGCGTCGCACGGTTACCTGGATTGTCATCATCACCATCCAGCGCAATCGCATGCTGGGCGGTAATCACCACAACGGTATTTTTCAACAAATCGCGCTCCTGCAAAGTTTGCAGCACAACGGCGATTTGGCTGTCAACGCCAGCAGCCTGACGCAGATAGCTGCGCTGGCGCGCTTTAACACTGTCGCCATTCACGGTAATGCCGTTCAACGCGATCCAGGAGAACCACGGGGCATTATTGTCTTTCTGCCCATTCAGCCAGTTTTGCCATTGGGTAACCGTAGCGCTATTGGTCTGACTCTCCATCGTTGGCAGCGAGTAATCGGCCAGCAATGCCTGGCGATACAACGGCTGATTAAAGCCATCGGACGAGAACAGACCGAACTGATAACCCTGGCTATTCAGGGCGCTGAGTAACGCGGAAGGCATACGCGCCGCCAACACGCCATCCATATAGCTGGATGAGATGCCGTAGAACAGGCCAAACAGGCCTTTTTCAGCCTGGTTGCCCGCGCTGAAGTGCTGCGTGAAACGCACATTGTCGCTGGCAAACTGAGTGAGCGACGGCAGGGCTTTCTCTACCGTAGCGTTGTTAAGGCCGTTTACCGTCAGCACCAACAAGTTATGCCGTGTACCGCCATCGCGGAAAGTAATGTCGCTCAGCGGATATTGAACCGAGAGGGCTTCGGGATCACCTTGTTGCACCAGACGACGCTGATATTCCTGTGCATCCAACAGGCCGTGGCGTTCAAGGAAACGTCTTGCGGTCATTGGATAAGAAAGTGGCAGGTTCGCGCGCTGCATGGTGATGGGGCGATAGAAATTGGCATCGGCCCAGATATACAGTAGATGGCTGGCGAAGAACGCTGAGATAAACAACGCCGCCAGCGGCTTGCCGAATGAGCGTCGATTGAGGCTGCGCAGTTTCTGCCAGCTCCAGGTGGCGAACAGCATCTCCACCAGGAATATGATCGGCACACCGATAAACATCAGCTGCCAGTCACGCGCCATCTCACTCTGGTCGGGGTTAATCACCAGTTCCCACACCACCGGATTGAGGTGGAGATGGAAGCGATTGAACACCGCGCTGTCGACCATAATCAGCGTCAGGCCCGCCGTCGCGATAATGGCCGACAGGAATCTCAGCAGCCGTTGCGACATCACCACGAAGGTGAGGGGGAAAATTATCAGCAGATAGCCAGCAAACACCAGGAAGCTAAAGTGGCCAATCCAGCTGCTGTAGGCATAGATACGACCAGCCAGCGAGGCAGGCCAGTCGGAAACCAACAGGTAGCGGCTGCCTAAAATTAACGCGAAGATAATATTAAACAGGGCAAACCAATGCCCCCAGCTGATCATCTGGGAGACTTTTTCACGGTAGCGCTGCCGGTTGGTTACCATATTATAAGGTCAAATCTGCAAATTAATGGGCGTTGTCATCGCGAACCGACGCCTGCAATGCATCGGCAAAAGATCGCGCCAGGCTACGGCGCTGCGCCGGAGATACACTGGTGTTGATCAAATTGGTTACCATATTTCCCAGCACCATCAGGGAAAGGTCGGTTGGCGCTTTGTCTTTTTCAAGAACCTGCGCCAGTTGCGCGAGGAGTTTCTCCACGCGTTCGTCACTGTAACGGGATGATTGTGGCATATCGTCGACTAATCAAGTATCAAAAGGCGGTATATTACCGTAACAACGCGATTTTTTCCGCAATTTTATCGAAAGCGAAATGTTCGTGTTGTGCATGGAGTTGAAAGCCGCGGCGGGCGGTGTTTGAATACGCGCCTGAGCTTAAAGGAGAGTCTATCATGAGTCTGGATATCGACCAGATCGCCCTGCATCAGTTAGTCAAACGTGATGAAAACCAGCTGGAGCTGGTGCTGCGCGATACCCTGCTGCCTGCCACCAAAGCGGTGGAAGAGATGGCAGAAGAGTTACACCGGGTTTATAGCGCGAAAAACAAAGCCTATGGGTTATTCGATGAAGAGAGCGAACTGGCCGCTGCGCTGCGTAACTGCCGCAAAGGAGAAGATGACTTTCTGGCCTTCAGTCGGGCGGCGACCGGTCGTCTGCGCGATGAACTGAGCAAATATACGTTTGCTGAAGGCGGTATCGTTCTGTTTATCCATTATCGTTATCTGGCGGTGGAATATTTGCTGGTGGCGGTGCTTAACAGCCAGTCCAGCATGCGTGTTAACGAGCAACTGGACATCAGCAGCACCCATTATCTTGATATCAATCATGCGGATATTGTGGCGCGCATTGATCTCACCGAATGGGAAACCAACCCGGAGTCCACCCGTTATTTGACGTTTTTACGCGGGCGGGTAGGGCGTAAAGTCGCTGACTTCTTTATGGATTTTCTCGGTGCCAGCGTGGGCCTCGATACCAAAGCGCAGAACCGTGGCTTGTTGCAGGCGGTTGATGATTATTGCGCGGAATCGAATCTGGATAAAAACGAGCGCCAGAATTATCGTCAGCAGGTCTACAGCTACTGCAACGATCAGCTCCAGGCCGGTGAGGAGATTGCGCTGGAAGATCTATCCAGCGAACTGCCGCCACTGGGCGAGAAGACGTTCCAGGCATTTACCCAGGAACAGGGCTACGAACTGGAAGAGCATTTTCCGGCTGACCGTAGCACGTTGCGTCAGCTGACTAAGTTTGCTGGCAGCGGCGGTGGCTTAACCCTGAATTTCGATGCCATGCTGCTGGGCGAACGTATTTTCTGGGATCCGGCGACCGATACGCTGACGATTAAAGGGACACCGCCGAATCTGCGCGATCAGTTACAACGTCGCACTGGCGGCAACTGATTTTCGCCCATAAAAAAACGCCGCAAATGCGGCGTTTTTTCTTCAACTCGTCAGGCGATTAAGCGCGAACGAAGTCGATGTGGTGCAGTTTCGGCTTGAACGGGTGACGCTGTACAGCCTGAACTTTAACCTTGGTTTCTTTACCGTCAACAACGATGGTCAGAACTTCAGAGTAAAAACCTTCTTTAGCCTGCATGTTCATGATTGCATCGTGATCCAGTTCGATAGAAACCGGTGCTTCAGTTCCGCCATAAACGATGGCCGGGAACTTGTTAGCGTGGCGCAGGCGGCGGCTCGCACCCTTACCCTGCTCTTTACGTGCTTCTGCGTTGATAGTGAACATCTTAATGTCTCTTCGTTGATTCCTGCTACAGGCGACCCAGCAACAGGACGATTATTCAAACGCTCTTGCGGATGCAAAAGCGGGCGGCATTATAGCCGCTATCCCGGCGCCGGGCAAATGATTCCGTGGCTTATCGCAGCTCATTGGCGCGGCGATAACGCCCCTGATAATCAAACACCTTTTCGCGAACCTGCCAGAAATGGCCTTTCGCGCGCGCGACGACAAAATCAGGGTGGCGCAATAACGGCTGCAACGCCACCACATCAGCGGCGGTCTGCCATCCCAGCGGTACGCCAGGCGCGCGCTGATGCGGGCGCATAAACAGTTGCTCAAAGGCTTTGCGCTGTGCGGGCGTATGCAGACGGAAGCGCTCACTTACATCCAGCCCATCTTCATCGTAGTAGGTGGCCTTTAACCATTCACCTTTCTCGTCTCGTCCTTGCGTCAGCGTCATACCGCCACAGCGTAATACCCGGGCATCTTTCAGCTTCAGCGCCGCTTTCAACATATCGTCGGGATCGACCAGCACCTTGTCACACTGGTGACAGCGGCGCGCAGCTATATCGTTTTCCGCACCACAATCCGGGCAGCTTTTAAAGCGGAAACGGTAATCACATTGTTCGCGTGCGCCGTCGTCATCTTCCAGTACTCCCTGGCAGCGGCGACCAAAATGCTCAATCACATGGCCATCGGCGGTGGCTTTGCCCCAGAAGGTGTTGGCGAAGCCGCAGGCCGGACAAAACACCTGCACGGGTTGGTTGTCACTGGCACCTTTAGGCGCACCGACTTCTGGCGTAAAAAGATCATGCGGGTTGCCAGCGTAATCGAGGATCAGGCAATCGGTTTTGCCGGGGGCAAGCCGCAGGCCGCGCCCGACAATCTGTTGATACAGGCTGACTGATTCGGTCGGACGCAGGATGGCGATCAGATCGACATGGGGGGCATCAAATCCGGTGGTCAGCACCGCAACATTGACCAGATATTTCAGTTGCTGTGCTTTAAAGGCGTTAATCAGCCGATCGCGCTCTTTCACGGCGGTTTCTGCCGAAACCAGCGCGCTATCCTCTGGCAATAACGTCAGCACTTCCCGCGCATGTTCGACGGTGGCGGCAAAAATCATCACCCCGCGTCGATCCTCGGCAAATTCCACGATCTGCTGAATGATATGCGGCGTGACGCGTTGTTGTTGTTTCAGCTCGCGATTCAGATCGGCTTCGCTGAACAGGCCATTGTTTTGCGGAATCAGGCGACTGAAATCATATTGCACCACCGGCATATCCAGCCGCTCAGGTGGCACCAGAAAACCGTGCTTGATCATATAACGCAACGGTAATTCGTAGATGCAGTCGCGAAACAAGGCATGGTTATCGCCGCGCACCATGCCGTGATAATGAAACTGATAGATCCAACCCTTACCGAGGCGGAAAGGCGTGGCCGTCAACCCCAGCAGACGGAGTTGTGGGTTATGTTGGCGCAGATGGTTGAAGAGTTGCTGATACTGGCTTTCACTCTGGTCACTGATGCGGTGACATTCATCGACGATCACCAGTGAAAAGGCGCTATCGAAGCGGTCAAGGTTGCGCGCCACCGACTGTACGCTGCCAAACACCACTTTGCGTTCACTTTGTTTGCGTTGCAGACCGGCGGCGAAGATGTCAGCCTCCAGGCCGTATGCCTGATATTTGCTGTGGTTCTGCTCCACCAGTTCTTTGACATGTGCCAGCACCAGCACCCGTCCACGCGCCAGTCGGGCCAGCTCGGCGATGACCAGGCTTTTGCCCGCACCGGTAGGCAGCACAATGACGGCGGGCGAAGCATGCTGGCGGAAGTGCGCGATGGTCGCATTAACCGCCTCTTGTTGATAGGGGCGCAGGGTGAAGGACATCGGAAAAAACTTTTTTCTGAAACGGGCGCGCATTATGCCATGAAAGGGCGTGAAACGCAGGATCAGCTCTGTTAGCCGCCGAAGGTTCAGGCTATACTGCCCTCACATTTTCAACGGATAAAAACACCGTTTCAGTTTCCCTCCGCAGTAAACAGGCAAAGCGAATTCATGCGACTCGACAAATTCATATCTCAGCAACTGGAAATCAGCCGTGCCATTGCCGCGCGTGAAATCCGCGCGAAAAAAATCACCATCAATGGCGAAGTGGTACGCGACACCGCCTATAAAGTGTTGCCGGATGACGAAGTCGAATACGACGGCAATCCACTGGTGCAGCAGCACGGCCCGCGTTATTTCATGTTAAACAAGCCACAGGGTTATGTTTGTTCCACCGATGATCCGGATCACCCGACCATTCTGTTCTTTATTGAAGAGCCAATGGTTGGGAAGCTGCATGCGGCAGGGCGTCTGGATATCGATACCACCGGTCTGGTGCTGCTGACGGATGACGGTCAGTGGTCGCATCGTATTACGTCACCGCGTCATCACTGCGAAAAAACCTATCGTGTTGGCGTGGAGTTGCCGATAGATCCGGCTCTGGTAGAAAAGTTTGCCACCGGCGTGCAACTGCACAATGAAAAAGATCTGACTAAACCGGCTACGCTGGAAATTGTTGGCCCGCAGGAAGCGTTGCTGACCATCAGCGAAGGGCGTTATCACCAGGTAAAACGCATGTTTGCCGCGGTAGGTAACCATGTGGTGACGCTGCACCGTGAACTCATTGGCGAAATCGTGCTTGATGCGGAGCTTGCGGAAGGTGAGTACCGGGAATTGACTGAAGAAGAAGTTGCCAGCATTGGCTTACCTGACGAATTAAAACAGCAAAAATAGCGGGAGCATGTGGTGCCAAAGGAAAAGAATTCACCGGTCGGGTTAGTGGTTATTCTCGGATTGCTGGCGATGCTGATGCCGCTCTCCATCGACATGTATCTGCCCGCTATGCCGCAAATTGCCCGCCAGTTTGCTGTTTCGTCTGGCAGCGTACAGATGACGTTAAACCTGTATATCTTCGGCTTTGCGATTGGTCAGTTGGTGTATGGGCCACTGGCCGACAGCTATGGCCGTAAACCGGTGATTGCCCTTGGCACCTTGATTTTTGCCTGTGCGGCGGCGGCATGTGCGTTGTCGCAAACCATTGATCAACTGATCTTCATGCGTTTTCTGCACGGCCTGTCAGCTGCGGCGGCCAGTGTGGTGATCAACGCCCTGATGCGTGACAGCTACTCGAAAGAGGATTTCTCGCGCATGATGTCGTTCGTGATGCTAATCACCACCATTGCACCCTTGATGGCACCAATTATCGGCGGCTGGTTGTTGCTGTTATGGAGCTGGCACGCCATCTTCTGGACACTGTCGATTGCCGCTATTGTCACCACGGTGCTGGTGGTCACGCAAATCCGCGAGACGCTAAAACCGGAGCAGCGCCAGCGTTTTCACCTGCGTACCACACTGGGGAATTTTGTCGCATTGTTCCGCCATAAACGCGCTTTCAGCTATATGCTGGCGAGCGGATTCTCCTTTGCCGGATTGTTTGCTTTCCTCAATGCCGGTCCCTTTGTTTACATCGAGGTGAACCACGTCTCGCCGCAGAATTTTGGTTACTACTTTGGCCTCAACGTGGTGTTCCTGTTTGTGATGACGTTAATCAACAGCCGTGCCGTGCGCCGCTTTGGGCCACTGGCGATGTTCCGCATTGGTCTGGTAATCCAGTTCTGCATGGGAATTTGGCTGCTGGTGGTGAGCGCGCTTAACCTAGGTTTTCTGCCGCTGGTACTGGGAGTAGCGATGTTTATCGGCTGCGTCTCAACGGTATCTTCCAACGCGATGGCGGTGGTGCTGGATGAGTTTCCACATATGGCTGGCACGGCATCCTCGTTGGCGGGCACCTTACGTTTCGGTGTCGGTGCGCTGGTTGGGGCATTGTTGTCAATGATCAATGTCAGTAGCGCCTGGCCGATGGTGGCGACTATCGCGCTGTGCGCCACCGTTTCAATTGCGTTGTTCAGTTACGCTTCACGACCCCGCCACGCCAGCGCCTGACCTGTTAACATCCCCCCAACTCGTAACAGCGCGATTTATCGCGCTGTTCTGCAATTTGCGCGATAAATCACGTCGCTACGGTTTATGTAATACCTTTTCTGTTTGTAATGTTTCCATATTGTGAAAATTAATAAGTAAAAAAGTAACGTTATTGCGTCTAAAATGATTGTTAACTGCCGCCGAACAGGGTACATATAGCGATAAATGCGAGCAAACTCGCAAATAATAACTCTGCTACATGCTTTGTGTTTAAAACGAGAAGGCTAACCTTGACGTCCGTATTCTGAGTTAACCAGGAAAAAGGATTCACTGCGTGTGCGCCGTTCGTTGTGAATAACGTTAACGTCTCTGGGGATTACGTATCTATGCTGCAACTTTCCGTTGTGCATCGTCTGCCGCAACATTACCGCTGGTCGCTTGATCATGCTGGTGAGATTGAGCGCCAGGAATCTGCCGATGCTGAAAATGACCAGGATCTGGTGGCGTTACGCCTGCTTAGCCACGACGGCCATCCGGCAATGGAGATTCTGCGTCAGTTGCAGGATACGCTGGCGCAGATTCAGGTTGAGTGCAAGATCGCCCAATGTGAAGGGCAG is part of the Pantoea phytobeneficialis genome and harbors:
- a CDS encoding DEAD/DEAH box helicase — translated: MSFTLRPYQQEAVNATIAHFRQHASPAVIVLPTGAGKSLVIAELARLARGRVLVLAHVKELVEQNHSKYQAYGLEADIFAAGLQRKQSERKVVFGSVQSVARNLDRFDSAFSLVIVDECHRISDQSESQYQQLFNHLRQHNPQLRLLGLTATPFRLGKGWIYQFHYHGMVRGDNHALFRDCIYELPLRYMIKHGFLVPPERLDMPVVQYDFSRLIPQNNGLFSEADLNRELKQQQRVTPHIIQQIVEFAEDRRGVMIFAATVEHAREVLTLLPEDSALVSAETAVKERDRLINAFKAQQLKYLVNVAVLTTGFDAPHVDLIAILRPTESVSLYQQIVGRGLRLAPGKTDCLILDYAGNPHDLFTPEVGAPKGASDNQPVQVFCPACGFANTFWGKATADGHVIEHFGRRCQGVLEDDDGAREQCDYRFRFKSCPDCGAENDIAARRCHQCDKVLVDPDDMLKAALKLKDARVLRCGGMTLTQGRDEKGEWLKATYYDEDGLDVSERFRLHTPAQRKAFEQLFMRPHQRAPGVPLGWQTAADVVALQPLLRHPDFVVARAKGHFWQVREKVFDYQGRYRRANELR
- a CDS encoding Bcr/CflA family multidrug efflux MFS transporter; its protein translation is MPKEKNSPVGLVVILGLLAMLMPLSIDMYLPAMPQIARQFAVSSGSVQMTLNLYIFGFAIGQLVYGPLADSYGRKPVIALGTLIFACAAAACALSQTIDQLIFMRFLHGLSAAAASVVINALMRDSYSKEDFSRMMSFVMLITTIAPLMAPIIGGWLLLLWSWHAIFWTLSIAAIVTTVLVVTQIRETLKPEQRQRFHLRTTLGNFVALFRHKRAFSYMLASGFSFAGLFAFLNAGPFVYIEVNHVSPQNFGYYFGLNVVFLFVMTLINSRAVRRFGPLAMFRIGLVIQFCMGIWLLVVSALNLGFLPLVLGVAMFIGCVSTVSSNAMAVVLDEFPHMAGTASSLAGTLRFGVGALVGALLSMINVSSAWPMVATIALCATVSIALFSYASRPRHASA
- the rsuA gene encoding 16S rRNA pseudouridine(516) synthase RsuA, with product MRLDKFISQQLEISRAIAAREIRAKKITINGEVVRDTAYKVLPDDEVEYDGNPLVQQHGPRYFMLNKPQGYVCSTDDPDHPTILFFIEEPMVGKLHAAGRLDIDTTGLVLLTDDGQWSHRITSPRHHCEKTYRVGVELPIDPALVEKFATGVQLHNEKDLTKPATLEIVGPQEALLTISEGRYHQVKRMFAAVGNHVVTLHRELIGEIVLDAELAEGEYRELTEEEVASIGLPDELKQQK
- the yejK gene encoding nucleoid-associated protein YejK, which translates into the protein MSLDIDQIALHQLVKRDENQLELVLRDTLLPATKAVEEMAEELHRVYSAKNKAYGLFDEESELAAALRNCRKGEDDFLAFSRAATGRLRDELSKYTFAEGGIVLFIHYRYLAVEYLLVAVLNSQSSMRVNEQLDISSTHYLDINHADIVARIDLTEWETNPESTRYLTFLRGRVGRKVADFFMDFLGASVGLDTKAQNRGLLQAVDDYCAESNLDKNERQNYRQQVYSYCNDQLQAGEEIALEDLSSELPPLGEKTFQAFTQEQGYELEEHFPADRSTLRQLTKFAGSGGGLTLNFDAMLLGERIFWDPATDTLTIKGTPPNLRDQLQRRTGGN
- a CDS encoding YejL family protein; translated protein: MPQSSRYSDERVEKLLAQLAQVLEKDKAPTDLSLMVLGNMVTNLINTSVSPAQRRSLARSFADALQASVRDDNAH
- the yejM gene encoding LPS biosynthesis-modulating metalloenzyme YejM; this translates as MVTNRQRYREKVSQMISWGHWFALFNIIFALILGSRYLLVSDWPASLAGRIYAYSSWIGHFSFLVFAGYLLIIFPLTFVVMSQRLLRFLSAIIATAGLTLIMVDSAVFNRFHLHLNPVVWELVINPDQSEMARDWQLMFIGVPIIFLVEMLFATWSWQKLRSLNRRSFGKPLAALFISAFFASHLLYIWADANFYRPITMQRANLPLSYPMTARRFLERHGLLDAQEYQRRLVQQGDPEALSVQYPLSDITFRDGGTRHNLLVLTVNGLNNATVEKALPSLTQFASDNVRFTQHFSAGNQAEKGLFGLFYGISSSYMDGVLAARMPSALLSALNSQGYQFGLFSSDGFNQPLYRQALLADYSLPTMESQTNSATVTQWQNWLNGQKDNNAPWFSWIALNGITVNGDSVKARQRSYLRQAAGVDSQIAVVLQTLQERDLLKNTVVVITAQHAIALDGDDDNPGNRATLQVPLVVHWPNTPAQTIDRLTDQQDVMATLMQRLLHVRTNPVNYSQGEDLFAAQRNHNWVASSEDGRLVVTTPETTLVLNNNGSYYAYDAQGKVLRDHKPELALLLQVLTEQKRFIAN
- the rplY gene encoding 50S ribosomal protein L25, whose translation is MFTINAEARKEQGKGASRRLRHANKFPAIVYGGTEAPVSIELDHDAIMNMQAKEGFYSEVLTIVVDGKETKVKVQAVQRHPFKPKLHHIDFVRA